The following coding sequences lie in one Marinihelvus fidelis genomic window:
- a CDS encoding glycosyltransferase family 4 protein → MSKRKTPDPRIRSVALVTDAWAPQVNGVVTTMRNTSERIRRRGLDLTLVTPDQFRSIPCPGYKEIRLALKPYSKVARMLDEGQPDVIHIATEGPLGMAARRYCLKNNLPFATSFHTRFPEYIRLRAPIPVDWSYGFLRRFHAPARKTLVRTRTQKKELGERGFEHMKVWPGAVDTDLFKPRGKEALSLPRPISMFMGRVAVEKGIPDFLGLDLPGTKVVVGGGPDLDKLKETYPDTVFTGPKYGEELAGLLSAADVFVFPSRTDTFGLVMLEAMACGVPVAAFPVPGPQDVVINGSTGALDDDLEAAFHRALRLDPDACIEFALDNNWDRSTDRFLSQQTPIGSEDQAETSKDEAVNADLTASPRA, encoded by the coding sequence ATGAGCAAACGCAAGACCCCGGACCCGCGCATCCGCTCGGTCGCCCTGGTCACTGACGCCTGGGCGCCGCAGGTCAATGGCGTGGTCACCACCATGCGCAATACCAGCGAGCGGATCCGCCGTCGCGGCCTGGACCTGACCCTGGTCACGCCGGACCAGTTCCGTTCCATCCCGTGCCCGGGCTACAAGGAAATCCGCCTGGCGCTGAAGCCGTATTCGAAAGTCGCCAGGATGCTGGACGAGGGACAGCCGGACGTCATCCACATTGCCACGGAAGGCCCCCTGGGGATGGCCGCGCGCCGGTACTGCCTGAAGAACAACCTGCCATTTGCGACCTCGTTCCACACCCGTTTTCCCGAGTACATCCGCCTGCGGGCACCCATCCCGGTGGACTGGAGCTATGGGTTCCTGCGCCGTTTCCACGCGCCGGCGCGCAAGACCCTGGTGCGGACCAGGACGCAGAAAAAGGAGCTGGGCGAACGCGGTTTCGAGCACATGAAAGTGTGGCCCGGCGCGGTGGACACTGACCTGTTCAAGCCACGGGGCAAGGAAGCGCTGAGCCTGCCAAGGCCGATTTCCATGTTCATGGGTCGCGTGGCCGTGGAGAAGGGCATACCGGACTTTCTTGGCCTGGACCTGCCCGGCACCAAGGTGGTGGTCGGCGGTGGACCGGACCTGGACAAGCTGAAGGAGACCTATCCGGACACCGTGTTCACGGGGCCCAAATACGGCGAGGAACTCGCCGGCCTGCTCTCGGCCGCCGACGTGTTCGTGTTTCCCAGCCGCACCGATACCTTCGGCCTGGTGATGCTGGAGGCGATGGCCTGCGGCGTGCCGGTGGCGGCGTTTCCCGTACCGGGCCCGCAGGACGTGGTGATCAATGGTTCCACGGGTGCCCTGGATGATGACCTGGAGGCCGCCTTCCACCGCGCACTGCGGCTGGACCCGGATGCCTGCATCGAGTTTGCGCTGGACAACAACTGGGACCGGTCGACCGATCGATTCCTCTCCCAGCAGACGCCCATCGGCAGCGAAGACCAGGCGGAAACCAGCAAGGATGAGGCGGTCAACGCCGACCTGACGGCCAGTCCCCGGGCCTAG
- a CDS encoding glycosyltransferase family 9 protein — MVDKPAPIVRLDAPPDNICILRLSALGDVTHTVPVVRALRDHWPSTKITWIIGKLEHKLLQNLDDVEFIVFDKRGGWGAVRQLRERLHGRRFDVLLHMQVAMRANLLSRLVKAPVRLGWDKPRARDRHSWFINHTVAAVPFQHQVQGFLEFPRALGIDVATPRWDLPVSDTDRAWAEKQLPGDQHTLVISPCSSHTLRNWSVPRYATVADYAARSLGMRVVLSGGPSDLEREMAAAIHDEMRSEVIDLVGKDTLTQSMGLLERASVVMTPDSGPAHIASALGTPVIGLYAATWSRRSGPYNSLDLTVDRFTEAAQQFRDSTPEGLRWGTRIEEPGVMDLVDVDAVVEKLDEAVGL; from the coding sequence ATGGTCGATAAGCCTGCGCCTATTGTGCGTTTGGACGCCCCCCCGGACAACATCTGTATTCTGCGCCTGTCCGCGCTGGGCGATGTGACCCATACCGTCCCGGTCGTGCGTGCGTTGCGGGACCACTGGCCGTCTACGAAGATCACCTGGATCATCGGCAAGCTCGAACATAAATTGCTGCAGAACCTGGACGATGTCGAGTTCATCGTGTTCGACAAGCGCGGTGGCTGGGGCGCGGTACGGCAACTGCGTGAGCGGCTTCACGGCCGTCGCTTCGATGTGCTGCTGCACATGCAGGTGGCGATGCGCGCGAACCTGCTCAGCCGGCTGGTCAAGGCGCCGGTCCGGCTGGGCTGGGACAAGCCACGCGCCCGCGACCGGCATAGCTGGTTTATCAACCACACGGTCGCCGCGGTGCCGTTCCAGCACCAGGTGCAGGGCTTCCTGGAGTTTCCACGCGCGCTGGGGATCGACGTGGCCACGCCGCGCTGGGACCTGCCGGTCTCGGACACCGACCGCGCCTGGGCGGAAAAGCAACTGCCCGGCGACCAGCACACCCTGGTGATCAGCCCCTGCTCCAGCCACACGCTGCGCAACTGGTCGGTGCCGCGTTATGCCACCGTTGCCGACTACGCCGCGCGCAGCCTGGGCATGCGCGTGGTTCTGAGCGGTGGCCCAAGCGACCTGGAACGGGAAATGGCCGCCGCCATCCATGACGAGATGCGCAGCGAGGTCATCGACCTGGTCGGCAAGGACACGCTGACCCAGTCCATGGGCCTGCTGGAGCGCGCCAGCGTGGTCATGACGCCGGACTCCGGCCCGGCGCATATCGCCTCGGCGCTGGGCACCCCGGTCATCGGCCTGTACGCGGCCACATGGTCGCGACGCAGCGGGCCTTACAACTCGCTCGACCTGACCGTCGACCGCTTCACCGAGGCCGCCCAACAGTTCCGCGACAGCACGCCGGAAGGCCTGCGCTGGGGAACGCGTATCGAAGAGCCCGGGGTCATGGACCTGGTCGACGTGGACGCCGTGGTGGAAAAGCTCGACGAAGCGGTCGGTCTCTAG
- a CDS encoding 3-deoxy-D-manno-octulosonic acid kinase, protein MNPSVSTQESRVIVYDRDALPPPGPALFDVDAWRAEGALDGAAPGRGTAFFIDAPFGRVVLRRYFRGGWAAKLSRDRYVYLGLKASRPFREFELLRRMNADGLRVPEPLAAQVRRHGLLYSGALMTRRIPRSRAWPDRFADPDLDWRRVGAGLREFHDAGVDHADMNARNILFRDGESAPWLIDFDRCSYRPGHAVDGGRNLARLRRSLDKLWVGDEARLDRLWSALLSGYSS, encoded by the coding sequence ATGAATCCATCCGTCAGCACGCAAGAATCACGGGTCATTGTATATGACCGGGACGCGCTGCCCCCGCCGGGGCCGGCGCTGTTCGACGTGGACGCGTGGCGGGCGGAAGGCGCGCTGGATGGCGCCGCGCCGGGTCGTGGCACCGCCTTTTTTATCGACGCGCCGTTTGGCCGCGTGGTCTTACGGCGCTATTTCCGCGGTGGCTGGGCGGCGAAGCTCAGCCGCGACCGCTACGTCTACCTGGGCCTGAAGGCCAGCCGGCCGTTCCGCGAATTCGAACTGCTGCGGCGAATGAACGCCGACGGACTGCGTGTGCCGGAACCGCTGGCCGCGCAGGTCCGGCGCCATGGCCTGCTGTACAGCGGCGCGCTGATGACGCGCCGTATTCCGCGCTCGCGGGCCTGGCCCGACCGCTTCGCCGACCCGGACCTGGACTGGCGCCGCGTGGGCGCCGGCCTGCGCGAGTTCCACGATGCCGGTGTCGACCACGCCGACATGAACGCCCGTAACATCCTGTTCCGAGATGGCGAGAGTGCGCCATGGCTGATCGACTTCGACCGCTGCAGCTACCGCCCCGGCCACGCCGTGGACGGCGGCCGCAACCTGGCCCGCCTGCGCCGCTCGCTGGACAAACTGTGGGTGGGCGACGAGGCGCGCCTGGACCGGCTCTGGAGCGCCCTGCTGTCGGGGTATTCCTCGTGA
- a CDS encoding GNAT family N-acetyltransferase has product MNGLNASYIDSARLRLVPATADITRADLDGPEALARRLGLDVPAEWPPELYSRHALQLTLALLADASHHGWTNWYLATRGGQGVSTLAGVCGFKGRPDGAGSVEITYSLLPAFQGQGLASEAVSRLVEWAFSHPRVNEVSAETFPHLRRSIAVLRRNGFMPAGKGSEYGVVRYVISRSNLA; this is encoded by the coding sequence GTGAACGGGCTGAACGCCAGCTATATCGACTCGGCGCGACTTCGCCTGGTGCCGGCCACGGCCGACATCACCCGCGCCGACCTGGACGGCCCCGAAGCGCTGGCCCGCCGGTTGGGGCTGGACGTGCCCGCCGAATGGCCGCCTGAACTCTATTCCCGGCACGCGCTGCAGTTGACGCTGGCATTGCTGGCCGACGCATCGCACCATGGCTGGACCAACTGGTACCTGGCCACGCGTGGCGGGCAGGGCGTATCGACCCTGGCCGGCGTCTGCGGTTTCAAGGGCCGCCCGGATGGCGCCGGCTCGGTGGAAATTACCTACTCACTGCTGCCCGCGTTCCAGGGTCAGGGCCTGGCCTCCGAGGCTGTGAGCCGCCTGGTTGAATGGGCCTTCAGTCACCCGCGTGTCAACGAGGTCAGCGCCGAGACCTTCCCCCATCTCAGGCGATCCATCGCCGTGCTCCGCCGCAATGGATTCATGCCAGCGGGAAAAGGCTCCGAGTACGGTGTTGTTCGCTACGTTATTTCCCGCAGCAATCTTGCGTGA
- a CDS encoding SPFH domain-containing protein, protein MIEERIRKCASGFLALAVLPVLNIVFGYLFVKAAQDENITMVFVAIVATVIVLICYKGFFMVAPNQSKVLQLFGTYVGSVHETGLRWANPFYSKETVSLRVRNFESEMLKVNDSSGNPIEIAAVVVWRVVDSAEAVFEVDDYVNYVHIQSEAALRNLAVAHPYESHDDEVIALRSDPQDIADKLKDEVQDRLGKAGVEVIEARISHLAYAQEIASAMLKRQQAQAVVAARRQIVDGAVGMVQMALADLEAHNVVNLDEERKAAMVSNLLVVLCGEENARPVVNAGSLYN, encoded by the coding sequence ATGATTGAAGAACGCATTCGCAAGTGCGCGTCGGGCTTCCTGGCGTTGGCGGTGCTGCCGGTGCTGAACATCGTTTTCGGCTACCTGTTTGTGAAAGCCGCGCAGGACGAGAACATCACCATGGTGTTTGTTGCCATTGTGGCGACGGTCATTGTGCTCATCTGCTACAAGGGCTTTTTCATGGTGGCGCCAAACCAGTCCAAGGTGCTGCAGCTGTTTGGTACCTACGTGGGCAGCGTCCATGAAACGGGGCTTCGCTGGGCCAACCCGTTCTACTCCAAGGAGACGGTTTCGCTGCGGGTCCGGAACTTCGAGAGCGAGATGCTCAAGGTCAATGACTCGTCGGGTAACCCGATCGAGATTGCTGCCGTCGTGGTTTGGCGGGTGGTGGATTCGGCCGAGGCTGTTTTCGAGGTCGATGATTACGTCAACTACGTCCATATCCAGTCGGAGGCGGCGTTGCGCAACCTGGCGGTTGCCCATCCCTACGAGTCACATGATGACGAGGTGATTGCCCTGCGCAGCGACCCGCAGGACATCGCGGACAAGCTCAAGGACGAAGTGCAGGATCGCCTGGGCAAGGCGGGCGTCGAGGTCATCGAGGCACGCATTTCGCACCTGGCCTACGCGCAGGAGATCGCCAGCGCGATGCTCAAGCGCCAGCAGGCCCAGGCCGTGGTGGCGGCGCGCAGGCAGATCGTCGATGGCGCTGTCGGCATGGTGCAGATGGCGCTGGCCGACCTGGAGGCGCACAACGTCGTCAACCTGGACGAGGAGCGCAAGGCGGCCATGGTCAGCAACCTGCTGGTGGTGCTGTGCGGCGAGGAAAACGCCCGACCGGTGGTGAACGCGGGCTCGCTCTACAACTGA
- a CDS encoding TA system antitoxin ParD family protein produces the protein MPAKKSFPLRVNEDIYDALRRWSEDELRSVNAQIEYVLREALRKSGRLHKPPGSSVRED, from the coding sequence ATGCCGGCGAAGAAGTCATTCCCGCTCAGGGTCAACGAGGACATCTACGACGCACTGCGGCGCTGGTCGGAAGACGAGTTGCGCAGCGTTAACGCGCAGATCGAATACGTCCTGCGTGAGGCCCTGCGCAAATCCGGGCGGCTGCACAAGCCGCCCGGATCATCCGTTCGCGAGGATTGA
- a CDS encoding aspartate aminotransferase family protein, translating into MSTESGAGVPRHGTGEWQALDHRHYLHPFTDHHDLGQRGVRVIECADGVYIYDSEGHRILDGMSGLWCVNLGYGRQDLVDAAAAQMRELPYYNSFFQTAHPPAIELSRVLGEVAPEGFDKVFYTGSGSEANDTVIKMVRRYWDLVEQPQRRVFISRRNAYHGSTVAAATLGGMAPMHDQLGPMVNFIEHIDQPYHFGLGAGMDPDEFGLRQARLLAEKIEETGPENVAAFIAEPVQGAGGVIIPPDSYWPEIQRICREFDVLLVADEVICGFGRLGEWFGSQRLGIEPDLMPFAKGVTSGYLPLGGVLVGQRVGAVLGQQGGEFAHGFTYSGHPAACAVALANIRALRDEGVIERVRDDVGPWFSERFATLADHPLVGQARSIGLVGAIELVRDKDSLARFDKDLGVGGRCRDACFAQGLVMRAVGDSMIVAPPLVMTREQVGELVDKAWRSLDITASSLGVTGGA; encoded by the coding sequence ATGAGCACTGAATCCGGCGCCGGCGTGCCCCGCCACGGGACTGGAGAGTGGCAGGCGCTGGACCACCGCCATTACCTGCACCCGTTCACCGACCACCACGACCTGGGCCAGCGAGGCGTCCGCGTCATCGAGTGCGCCGACGGCGTGTATATCTACGATTCCGAGGGGCATCGCATACTCGACGGCATGTCGGGGCTGTGGTGCGTGAACCTGGGCTACGGCCGCCAGGACCTGGTCGACGCGGCAGCGGCGCAGATGCGCGAACTGCCGTATTACAACAGTTTTTTCCAGACCGCCCACCCGCCCGCGATTGAGCTGTCGCGCGTGCTGGGCGAGGTCGCGCCGGAGGGCTTCGACAAGGTCTTCTACACGGGCTCCGGCTCGGAGGCGAATGACACCGTCATCAAGATGGTGCGGCGCTACTGGGACCTGGTGGAGCAGCCGCAGCGGCGCGTGTTCATCAGCCGGCGCAATGCCTACCATGGCAGCACCGTGGCGGCCGCGACCCTGGGTGGCATGGCCCCGATGCACGACCAGCTGGGGCCGATGGTCAATTTCATCGAGCATATCGACCAGCCCTATCACTTTGGCCTGGGCGCGGGCATGGACCCGGACGAGTTTGGCCTGCGGCAGGCACGCCTGCTGGCCGAGAAGATCGAGGAAACCGGCCCGGAGAACGTCGCCGCGTTTATCGCCGAGCCGGTGCAGGGCGCCGGTGGCGTCATCATCCCGCCGGACAGCTACTGGCCGGAAATCCAGCGAATCTGCCGCGAGTTCGATGTCTTGCTGGTGGCCGACGAGGTCATTTGCGGCTTCGGCCGGCTGGGCGAGTGGTTCGGATCCCAGCGCCTGGGCATCGAGCCCGACTTAATGCCGTTCGCCAAGGGCGTGACCAGCGGCTACCTGCCCCTGGGCGGCGTGCTGGTCGGCCAGCGCGTCGGCGCGGTGCTGGGGCAACAGGGCGGCGAGTTCGCCCATGGCTTTACCTATTCCGGTCATCCGGCCGCCTGCGCGGTGGCCCTGGCGAACATCCGCGCGCTGCGTGACGAGGGTGTGATTGAGCGGGTCCGCGATGACGTTGGCCCCTGGTTTTCCGAGCGCTTTGCCACGCTGGCGGACCATCCGCTGGTGGGCCAGGCGCGCAGCATCGGGCTGGTGGGTGCGATTGAGCTGGTCCGTGACAAGGACAGCCTGGCGCGGTTCGACAAGGACCTGGGCGTGGGTGGCCGCTGTCGCGATGCCTGTTTCGCCCAGGGCCTGGTCATGCGGGCGGTCGGCGATTCGATGATCGTGGCGCCGCCGCTGGTAATGACCCGGGAGCAGGTCGGCGAACTGGTCGACAAGGCCTGGCGCAGCCTGGATATCACGGCGTCGTCGCTGGGTGTGACGGGTGGGGCCTAG
- a CDS encoding gamma-glutamyl-gamma-aminobutyrate hydrolase family protein, producing the protein MSSPRPLVGVVADRRMVGPHPFHMAGEKYLAALVDGAGVDPVVLPSFGEGFEVAGLLERLDGLLLTGSPSNVAPARYDGPSSAPGTLHDPERDVAAFDLVPAALKMGLPLLAICRGFQELNVAMGGSLHQAVHERPGALVHHEDYDAPVEVQYGPAHEVSFVEGGLLRELTGQATATVNSLHSQGVDRLGQGLRVEALAPDGLVEAFVVADAPGFTLGVQWHPEWKVTASTVSMALFGAFGDACRAFSEQVHKG; encoded by the coding sequence TTGTCATCGCCACGGCCGCTGGTGGGCGTGGTCGCCGACCGCCGCATGGTCGGGCCGCATCCGTTCCACATGGCCGGCGAGAAATACCTGGCGGCGCTGGTGGATGGCGCCGGGGTCGACCCGGTGGTGTTGCCTTCGTTTGGCGAGGGGTTCGAGGTCGCGGGCCTGCTGGAACGGCTGGACGGCCTGTTGCTGACCGGCAGTCCGTCGAACGTGGCGCCGGCGCGATACGACGGGCCATCATCGGCGCCTGGCACGCTGCACGACCCCGAAAGGGATGTGGCCGCGTTCGACCTGGTGCCGGCGGCGCTGAAGATGGGGCTGCCGCTGCTGGCCATCTGTCGTGGCTTCCAGGAACTGAACGTGGCCATGGGTGGCAGCCTGCACCAGGCCGTGCATGAGCGCCCCGGCGCGCTGGTCCACCACGAGGATTACGACGCGCCGGTGGAGGTGCAGTATGGCCCGGCGCACGAGGTCAGTTTCGTCGAGGGCGGCTTGCTGCGGGAACTGACGGGCCAGGCCACGGCAACGGTCAATTCGCTGCATTCTCAGGGGGTCGACCGGCTGGGACAGGGCCTGCGCGTGGAGGCGCTGGCGCCGGACGGCCTGGTCGAGGCCTTCGTGGTGGCCGATGCACCCGGCTTCACACTGGGCGTACAATGGCATCCGGAGTGGAAAGTCACGGCGAGCACCGTGTCGATGGCCCTGTTTGGGGCTTTCGGCGACGCGTGCAGGGCTTTCTCCGAACAGGTTCACAAAGGGTAG
- a CDS encoding SulP family inorganic anion transporter — protein MNWIQRRGYVSKTPFSDGVLGLFDGLDSALWCYGFATILFAGSMTAYLPVAVMAILVGWGLLAIFVALTSGLNVHVTNIDEQAVVILAGLGVSLVAAKGGAGPESLATLLALTSVSAVLVAVGFLVAGRFRAARVLELLPFPVICGFMAGVAWLLVNAAVLVTVDVPISSALPEKLAVGEDLAKLLAALGCGVFLSVFVGRVRRVWAFPAAALLIFIGFYAVTRWLGMDQQALLAGGWLFDVSGNGSSVMETLAGLSFSDIDFGFILGSLPELLTIVFLALLSASMSLTALSSSQKVDVDGSAEIEGQGLGNLLCAVVACPPGYTDVAGSSIYARFGVSSRWVGLVSGIVCLLIAAFGGQLISYLPKVLVGATIFLFAYQLAYEWLFQRIRGFQPVDFLVVCIILAMVIFVGFMVGIVTGIVLTLVLFVLRYSMISAIHGRYTLREYRSSVERPPSVNLALDRVGRGSLVYTLRGFLFFGTANHVFQRIKEDLADENEEHLAVLLDFKRVTGIDISALNTFVQVRQFCEDRGIQLLYSDVPMASQFQISSLNAVSLEEDSPLFFEDMDYAVEYIEELVLRHADPSAIRMTVREQLEQILESEDRIELIMHALQRVECAEGDSLFAQGDRDNGFYILESGALSAYIDQHGAQHRVKKFGPGSLIGELSMFIPGKRRTATVTADAPSVLYFMSSEVLSAADLRDSRLAAAVNELIARALGMRIDYMNQRLMLELD, from the coding sequence ATGAACTGGATTCAACGCAGGGGTTACGTTTCCAAGACACCATTCTCCGACGGGGTGCTGGGCCTGTTCGATGGCCTGGACAGCGCCCTGTGGTGCTACGGCTTTGCCACCATCCTCTTTGCCGGGTCGATGACGGCCTACCTGCCGGTGGCGGTCATGGCGATCCTGGTGGGCTGGGGGCTGTTGGCGATCTTCGTTGCCCTCACCAGCGGCCTGAACGTGCACGTCACCAATATCGACGAGCAGGCCGTGGTCATCCTGGCCGGGTTGGGTGTGAGCCTGGTGGCGGCCAAGGGCGGTGCCGGGCCGGAATCGCTGGCGACCCTGCTGGCGCTGACGTCCGTTTCTGCCGTACTGGTGGCGGTGGGTTTCCTGGTCGCGGGGCGGTTTCGGGCCGCGCGGGTGCTGGAGTTACTGCCGTTCCCCGTCATCTGCGGCTTCATGGCCGGCGTGGCCTGGCTGCTGGTCAATGCGGCCGTGCTGGTGACCGTGGACGTGCCGATTTCTTCCGCCCTGCCGGAAAAGCTCGCCGTGGGCGAGGACCTGGCCAAGTTGCTGGCGGCCCTGGGCTGCGGCGTGTTCCTGTCGGTGTTCGTTGGCCGCGTGCGGCGCGTCTGGGCGTTCCCGGCCGCAGCGCTGCTGATCTTCATCGGCTTCTACGCGGTCACGCGCTGGCTGGGCATGGACCAGCAGGCCCTGCTGGCTGGCGGCTGGCTGTTTGATGTGTCCGGCAACGGCAGCAGCGTCATGGAAACGCTTGCCGGCCTGTCGTTCTCGGATATCGACTTCGGCTTTATCCTGGGTTCGCTGCCTGAACTGCTGACCATCGTGTTCCTGGCGCTGCTGAGCGCGTCGATGTCGCTGACCGCGCTGTCGTCTTCGCAGAAGGTCGATGTCGACGGTTCCGCCGAAATCGAGGGCCAGGGCCTGGGTAACCTGCTCTGTGCCGTGGTGGCCTGCCCGCCGGGGTATACCGATGTCGCCGGCTCGTCAATCTATGCGCGCTTTGGCGTTTCCAGCCGCTGGGTCGGCCTGGTCTCCGGCATCGTCTGCCTGCTGATCGCCGCGTTCGGCGGCCAGCTGATCAGCTACCTGCCCAAGGTGCTGGTGGGCGCGACCATTTTCCTGTTTGCCTACCAGCTGGCCTACGAGTGGCTGTTCCAGCGTATCCGCGGCTTCCAGCCGGTGGATTTCCTGGTGGTATGCATCATCCTGGCCATGGTGATCTTTGTCGGCTTCATGGTCGGCATTGTCACCGGCATCGTGCTGACGCTGGTGCTGTTCGTGCTGCGCTACAGCATGATCAGCGCCATTCACGGCCGTTATACGCTGCGCGAATACCGCAGCTCGGTGGAGCGGCCGCCGTCGGTCAACCTGGCGCTGGACCGGGTCGGTCGCGGTTCGCTGGTGTACACGCTGCGCGGTTTCCTGTTCTTTGGCACCGCCAACCATGTGTTCCAGCGTATCAAGGAAGACCTGGCGGATGAGAACGAGGAACACCTGGCCGTGCTGCTCGATTTCAAGCGGGTCACGGGCATCGATATCTCTGCATTGAATACCTTTGTCCAGGTCAGGCAGTTCTGCGAGGATCGCGGCATCCAGTTGCTGTACTCCGATGTACCGATGGCCAGCCAGTTCCAGATCTCCTCGCTGAACGCGGTGAGCCTGGAGGAAGACAGCCCGTTGTTCTTCGAGGACATGGATTACGCCGTCGAATACATCGAGGAACTGGTGCTGCGCCATGCCGACCCCAGCGCCATCCGCATGACGGTACGTGAACAGCTCGAGCAGATCCTGGAGTCCGAGGACCGCATCGAGCTGATCATGCACGCGCTGCAGCGGGTGGAGTGCGCCGAGGGCGATTCCCTGTTCGCACAGGGCGACCGGGATAATGGCTTCTACATCCTGGAAAGCGGCGCGCTGTCGGCGTATATCGACCAGCACGGCGCCCAGCACCGGGTGAAGAAGTTCGGGCCGGGTTCGCTGATCGGCGAGCTGTCGATGTTCATTCCGGGCAAGCGGCGCACCGCGACGGTCACCGCCGACGCGCCCTCGGTGCTGTATTTCATGTCTTCCGAGGTGCTCAGCGCGGCGGACCTGCGGGACTCGCGGCTGGCGGCCGCGGTCAACGAGCTTATTGCCCGGGCGCTGGGCATGCGCATCGACTACATGAACCAGCGCCTGATGCTGGAACTGGACTGA